GACCGAGTGGGACATCAAGAAGCTCCAGATCCTCCGCACCCTCCGTGACCGCGGCACCGTCACCGCGACCGCGGAGGCCCTGCTCATGACCCCCTCGGCCGTGTCGCAGCAGCTCACCAACCTCGCCAAGCAGCTCGGGGTGCGGCTCCTGGAGGCCCAGGGTCGCCGGGTCCGGCTCACCGACGCCGCCCATCTGGTGCTCCGGCACGCGGAGGTGGTCTTCGCGCAGCTGGAGCGCGCCGACGCCGAGCTCGACGGGTATCTGCGGGGAGAAGCGGGGCAGTTGCGGCTGGCGGCCTTCTCGACGGCCGTGCCCGCGCTCGTCGTCCCCGCCGTCCGGCAGCTGCGGACCGCCCACCCCGGGCTCGACATCCGCGTCCGGGAGGCCGAGGCGGCGGAGGCGTACGAGCTCCTCACGGCCGGCGAGGTCGACCTGGCGCTCTCGCTCGCCGCGCACGCGCCCTCGGTGCGCGACCCCAAGTTCAGCCGGGTGCCCCTCCTCGCCGACCCCCTCGACGTCGCCCTGCCCGCCGGACACCCGCTCGCCGACGCGCCCGGTCTCCGCCTCGCCGACCTCGCCGCCGAGCCGTGGATCTTCGGCGGCTCCGGCCCCTGGTCGGAGATCACCACCGCCGCCTGCGAGGCCGCCGGCTTCGTCCCCGAACAGGCCCACAGCGCCTCCGGCTGGACCGCCATCCTCGCCATGGTCGAGGCCGGGATGGGCATCGCGCTCGTACCCCGCATGGCCTCCGCCGACCGCCGGGGCGGCGCCGGGGTCGTCATGCGCGTCCTCTCCGCCGACCAGCCCCGCCGCCACGTCGTCGCAGCGGTACGGCGCGGGGCGGAGGAGGGCCCGGCGGTGGCCCGGGTGCTCGCCGCGCTCCGGCAGGCCGCCACGGCCCGCGAAACCGTTCAGCAGAACTGAAGAACACCATCGAAAACATTCGATGGACCGGAGGTGACGGGCGCGGGAGAGTCGAGTCATGAGCTTCGACGCGAACGACGAGAACACGGACCCGCA
The sequence above is a segment of the Streptomyces sp. NBC_01255 genome. Coding sequences within it:
- a CDS encoding LysR family transcriptional regulator, encoding MTEWDIKKLQILRTLRDRGTVTATAEALLMTPSAVSQQLTNLAKQLGVRLLEAQGRRVRLTDAAHLVLRHAEVVFAQLERADAELDGYLRGEAGQLRLAAFSTAVPALVVPAVRQLRTAHPGLDIRVREAEAAEAYELLTAGEVDLALSLAAHAPSVRDPKFSRVPLLADPLDVALPAGHPLADAPGLRLADLAAEPWIFGGSGPWSEITTAACEAAGFVPEQAHSASGWTAILAMVEAGMGIALVPRMASADRRGGAGVVMRVLSADQPRRHVVAAVRRGAEEGPAVARVLAALRQAATARETVQQN